In Prescottella soli, a genomic segment contains:
- the rpsB gene encoding 30S ribosomal protein S2, with product MAVVTMRQLLDSGAHFGHQTRRWNPKMKRFIFTDRNGIYIIDLQQTLTYIDKAYEFVKETVAHGGTILFVGTKKQAQESIAGEATRVGMPYVNQRWLGGMLTNFSTVHKRLQRLKELESMEQTGGFEGRTKKEILMLTREMTKLDRTLGGIRDMAKVPSAIWVVDTNKEHIAVGEARKLNIPVIAILDTNCDPDVVDYPIPGNDDAIRSAALLTKVVASAVAEGLQARAGASADKDAKPEAGTGEPLAEWEQELLSQAAPAAEAEAPAADAQQS from the coding sequence ATGGCTGTTGTGACCATGAGGCAGCTGCTCGACAGCGGCGCACACTTCGGGCACCAGACCCGCCGTTGGAACCCGAAGATGAAGCGGTTCATCTTCACCGACCGCAACGGCATCTACATCATCGACCTGCAGCAGACGCTGACGTACATCGACAAGGCGTACGAGTTCGTCAAGGAGACCGTCGCGCACGGCGGCACCATCCTGTTCGTCGGTACCAAGAAGCAGGCGCAGGAGTCCATCGCGGGTGAGGCCACTCGCGTCGGGATGCCCTACGTCAACCAGCGTTGGCTCGGCGGCATGCTCACCAACTTCTCGACGGTCCACAAGCGCCTGCAGCGCCTGAAGGAGCTCGAGTCGATGGAGCAGACCGGTGGCTTCGAGGGTCGCACCAAGAAGGAAATCCTCATGCTCACGCGTGAGATGACCAAGCTCGACCGCACCCTCGGCGGCATCCGTGACATGGCCAAGGTTCCGTCGGCCATCTGGGTCGTCGACACCAACAAGGAGCACATCGCCGTCGGCGAGGCGCGCAAGCTGAACATCCCGGTCATCGCGATCCTGGACACCAACTGCGACCCCGACGTCGTCGACTACCCGATCCCGGGCAACGACGATGCGATCCGTAGCGCCGCTCTGCTGACCAAGGTCGTCGCCTCCGCCGTCGCCGAGGGCCTGCAGGCCCGCGCCGGTGCGAGCGCCGACAAGGACGCCAAGCCGGAGGCCGGCACGGGCGAGCCGCTCGCCGAGTGGGAGCAGGAGCTCCTCTCGCAGGCCGCCCCGGCCGCCGAGGCCGAGGCTCCCGCCGCGGACGCTCAGCAGTCCTAG
- the tsf gene encoding translation elongation factor Ts, translating to MANYTAADVKRLRELTGSGMMDCKNALTETDGDFDKAVELLRIKGAKDVGKRAERTTAEGLVAAKDGVMIEINAETDFVAKNAEFQELADKVVAAAAAAKPADLEALKAVDVDGKTVETLVQELSAKIGEKLELRRYVAFDGAVATYLHKRASDLPPGVGVLVEYTGEGEAAAEAARGAAMQVAALKAKYVTRDEVPADIVENERRIAEQTAKEEGKPEAALPKIVEGRVNGYYKDVVLTEQSSVTDSKKTVKALLDEAGATITRFARFEVGAS from the coding sequence ATGGCGAACTACACCGCCGCCGACGTCAAGCGGCTCCGTGAGCTCACCGGCTCCGGAATGATGGACTGCAAGAACGCGCTCACCGAGACCGACGGCGACTTCGACAAGGCTGTCGAGCTGCTGCGCATCAAGGGCGCCAAGGACGTGGGCAAGCGCGCCGAGCGCACCACGGCCGAGGGCCTGGTTGCGGCCAAGGACGGCGTCATGATCGAGATCAACGCCGAGACCGACTTCGTCGCGAAGAACGCGGAGTTCCAGGAGCTGGCCGACAAGGTCGTCGCTGCTGCCGCCGCCGCCAAGCCGGCCGACCTCGAGGCCCTCAAGGCCGTCGATGTCGACGGCAAGACCGTCGAGACCCTGGTCCAGGAGCTCTCCGCCAAGATCGGTGAGAAGCTCGAGCTGCGTCGCTACGTCGCCTTCGACGGCGCCGTCGCGACCTACCTGCACAAGCGTGCTTCCGACCTGCCCCCGGGCGTCGGCGTGCTCGTCGAGTACACCGGCGAGGGCGAGGCAGCCGCCGAGGCCGCTCGCGGTGCTGCGATGCAGGTTGCAGCGCTCAAGGCCAAGTACGTCACTCGTGACGAGGTCCCCGCGGACATCGTCGAGAACGAGCGTCGTATCGCCGAGCAGACGGCCAAGGAGGAGGGCAAGCCCGAGGCTGCGCTCCCGAAGATCGTCGAGGGTCGCGTCAACGGCTACTACAAGGACGTCGTCCTGACCGAGCAGTCCTCGGTCACCGACTCCAAGAAGACCGTCAAGGCTCTCCTGGACGAGGCCGGCGCCACGATCACCCGCTTCGCGCGGTTCGAGGTCGGCGCCAGCTAG
- the pyrH gene encoding UMP kinase codes for MTAPADERPGFRRVLLKLGGEMFGGGEVGLDPDVVTTVAEQIAEVVRSGVQVAVVIGGGNFFRGAELQQRGLDRARSDYMGMLGTVMNCLALQDFLEKQGIDTRVQTAITMGQVAEPYLPLRARRHLEKGRVVIFGAGMGMPYFSTDTTAAQRALEIGAEVVLMAKAVDGVYSADPRVDPDATMFTEITHREVIEKGLKVADATAFSLCMDNQMPMMVFNLLIEGNIARAVSGEKIGTLVKS; via the coding sequence ATGACCGCACCGGCCGACGAACGTCCAGGATTCCGACGTGTGCTCCTCAAGCTCGGCGGTGAAATGTTCGGTGGCGGAGAGGTCGGGCTCGATCCGGACGTCGTGACGACGGTCGCGGAGCAGATCGCCGAAGTGGTCCGCTCCGGGGTACAGGTCGCCGTGGTGATCGGTGGCGGCAACTTCTTCCGCGGTGCCGAACTGCAGCAGCGCGGTCTCGACAGGGCGCGGTCCGACTACATGGGCATGCTCGGCACCGTCATGAACTGCCTTGCGTTGCAGGACTTCCTGGAGAAGCAGGGGATCGACACCCGAGTGCAGACCGCGATCACCATGGGGCAGGTCGCCGAGCCGTACCTGCCGCTGCGGGCTCGCCGCCACCTCGAGAAGGGGCGCGTGGTGATCTTCGGCGCCGGCATGGGCATGCCGTACTTCTCGACCGACACCACTGCCGCCCAGCGCGCGCTCGAGATCGGTGCCGAGGTGGTGCTCATGGCGAAGGCCGTCGACGGCGTCTACTCCGCGGATCCGCGGGTCGACCCGGACGCCACCATGTTCACAGAGATCACGCACCGCGAGGTGATCGAGAAGGGTCTCAAGGTCGCGGATGCGACCGCGTTCAGTCTCTGCATGGACAACCAGATGCCGATGATGGTGTTCAACCTCCTCATCGAGGGCAACATCGCGCGTGCGGTGTCCGGTGAGAAGATCGGAACATTGGTCAAGTCATGA